In the Pseudanabaena sp. PCC 7367 genome, one interval contains:
- a CDS encoding MAPEG family protein, producing MDIALPPSQILLYGIVAAAALIYLPAYAVVAYGRFQVGMDFGAPRSLFEKLPDYAKRATWAHQNCFECFALFVAAALMVYVSGHASAYTSWAVLVFLMARFAYSVFYILNVPVMRSMMWAIGMASIAGLMATSLWGNLL from the coding sequence ATGGATATTGCCCTTCCGCCCAGCCAGATTTTGCTCTATGGCATTGTGGCCGCTGCCGCTTTGATCTATTTACCCGCCTATGCTGTGGTTGCCTATGGTAGATTCCAGGTGGGGATGGACTTCGGCGCACCACGATCGCTGTTTGAGAAGCTGCCCGACTATGCCAAACGAGCCACCTGGGCACACCAGAACTGCTTTGAATGCTTTGCTTTGTTCGTGGCCGCAGCCCTGATGGTGTATGTGTCGGGGCATGCTTCGGCCTATACTTCCTGGGCGGTGCTGGTGTTTTTGATGGCCAGGTTTGCCTATAGTGTTTTTTATATTTTGAATGTGCCAGTGATGCGATCGATGATGTGGGCAATCGGCATGGCCTCGATCGCTGGCTTGATGGCCACTAGCCTTTGGGGCAATCTGCTTTAA
- a CDS encoding LmeA family phospholipid-binding protein produces MDWAVGILSTLFGLAGTPGIVIDRVATNFVRSQVHSADVLEVRIENTPNYQVLQGDVDRLLVAGRGVYIQPFLRVDTIDLETDPISVNAGLGEQDFALRKPLQAAVRVIITSADVNLALRSPEISDSFQGVEVNFSADPSQAEIFDLNDPRVEFLDGDRIRLTAVLEPSKAIKQSADLADLADQKKNNSAQDRQAPLLATPSEDAFDSTGDPDLGIDKVTDASSDRALESQAQDAINPAENEDRLEVLIEASLRVENGVRLQISDPIVNLQGVAVPKDIIDAFVDGLNKVLDLRQLEETGIIARVLQFKVTDGQMQVVGFAQLQPEAFE; encoded by the coding sequence ATGGATTGGGCAGTTGGCATTTTATCTACCCTATTTGGCTTGGCAGGTACACCGGGCATTGTGATCGATCGGGTGGCCACTAATTTTGTGCGCAGTCAGGTTCATAGCGCCGATGTCTTAGAAGTCAGGATTGAAAATACGCCTAATTATCAAGTTTTGCAGGGGGATGTCGATCGGCTCCTGGTAGCAGGGCGCGGTGTATATATTCAGCCATTTTTACGGGTGGATACGATCGACCTGGAAACCGATCCGATTAGCGTTAATGCTGGGTTGGGTGAGCAGGATTTTGCGCTCAGAAAACCATTGCAAGCGGCGGTGCGGGTAATCATTACCTCTGCTGATGTCAATCTGGCGTTGCGATCGCCGGAAATTAGCGACTCATTTCAGGGCGTGGAGGTGAATTTTTCTGCCGATCCCAGCCAGGCCGAAATATTTGACCTGAATGATCCCAGGGTGGAATTTCTCGATGGCGATCGGATTCGCCTCACTGCGGTACTAGAGCCCAGCAAGGCAATTAAGCAATCAGCCGATCTTGCCGATCTTGCCGATCAAAAGAAAAATAACTCAGCCCAGGATCGACAAGCCCCCCTATTAGCGACACCATCAGAAGATGCATTTGATTCTACTGGTGATCCAGATTTAGGCATCGATAAGGTGACGGATGCCAGCAGCGATCGCGCCTTAGAGTCCCAAGCCCAAGATGCGATTAATCCAGCAGAAAATGAAGATCGGCTCGAAGTTTTAATCGAAGCCTCATTGCGAGTGGAAAACGGGGTTCGGCTGCAAATTAGCGATCCGATTGTTAACTTGCAAGGCGTAGCCGTTCCCAAAGATATTATTGATGCGTTTGTGGATGGTTTGAACAAAGTGCTGGATCTACGTCAGCTCGAAGAAACAGGCATCATCGCCAGAGTGCTGCAATTTAAAGTCACCGATGGTCAAATGCAGGTGGTGGGTTTTGCCCAACTTCAGCCAGAAGCCTTCGAGTAA
- a CDS encoding pentapeptide repeat-containing protein codes for MPEPEKPENKKKESWQSKLWSQCEKQFKEHVIKTQWQRIICSIIFAAISIVAFYYFEKWLLPFTNKPNPKYTSVLDLIDLDSLRTLSLISGIWLYILESNERKKRRHYEAWQVIDNAKWIGTSYARRKALEDLYSDGISFNAIELPYAELSCLQVPNSEFNEANFTDAKLEYANFNNSYCKYANFSFASLVDAEFIDAHLCEAKFIEADLTYAKLNNAILFGADFMGATLKCTQLEGAALAANFSDANLVAANLRGVNLSLVNLSNADLSEADLTDVRVSKANTVLKGVKNLEDAINVPDAFWELWKEQNSTEATDDDNDRPEENTPQ; via the coding sequence ATGCCAGAACCAGAAAAGCCAGAAAATAAAAAAAAGGAATCTTGGCAGTCTAAATTGTGGTCTCAATGCGAGAAACAATTTAAAGAGCATGTTATTAAGACTCAATGGCAACGCATCATCTGTTCAATCATATTTGCAGCCATTTCAATTGTCGCTTTTTATTATTTTGAGAAATGGCTTTTACCATTTACTAATAAACCAAACCCTAAATATACCAGTGTCTTAGATTTAATCGATTTAGATAGTCTAAGAACTCTTTCGCTTATTTCTGGTATTTGGCTTTACATCTTGGAGTCAAATGAGCGCAAAAAGAGAAGGCATTATGAGGCTTGGCAAGTTATAGATAATGCTAAATGGATTGGAACAAGCTACGCTCGTCGCAAAGCTCTTGAGGATCTATACTCAGATGGTATTTCATTTAATGCTATCGAATTACCTTACGCTGAACTTAGTTGTTTGCAAGTCCCTAACTCTGAATTTAATGAAGCTAACTTTACAGATGCAAAATTAGAGTACGCTAATTTCAATAATTCTTATTGCAAATACGCGAACTTTAGCTTTGCTAGCTTAGTTGATGCGGAGTTTATTGATGCCCACCTTTGCGAAGCCAAGTTTATCGAGGCAGATCTTACATATGCAAAACTAAATAATGCAATTCTTTTCGGTGCAGATTTCATGGGCGCTACGTTAAAATGCACACAACTTGAAGGAGCAGCCCTCGCTGCTAATTTTAGCGATGCAAATCTGGTAGCTGCTAATTTAAGGGGCGTTAACCTTTCCCTTGTTAATCTCAGTAATGCCGATCTTTCTGAAGCAGATCTTACTGATGTACGTGTCAGCAAAGCCAATACTGTACTTAAAGGTGTGAAGAATTTGGAAGATGCAATAAATGTGCCAGATGCATTTTGGGAGCTATGGAAAGAGCAGAACAGCACAGAAGCAACTGACGACGATAATGACCGCCCCGAAGAAAACACCCCACAATAA
- a CDS encoding 50S ribosomal protein L32, producing MAAPKKKTSKQKTRSRKATWKRKAALQAERALSLGKSILTNRNTGFMYPLADEADEDEE from the coding sequence ATGGCTGCACCAAAGAAAAAGACCTCCAAGCAAAAAACCCGAAGTCGGAAAGCGACCTGGAAGCGTAAGGCTGCGTTGCAAGCAGAACGTGCCCTGTCACTTGGCAAGTCGATCTTGACCAATCGCAACACTGGCTTTATGTATCCGCTGGCTGATGAAGCTGATGAGGATGAAGAGTAG
- the hemG gene encoding protoporphyrinogen oxidase, with product MSNHNHAGSPIDLLVVGAGISGLTVAHDLASNSVAEANGSNQLRIIVTEAQNRVGGAIVSQRDEVGFQWEEGPNSFQPAPELLKLAAAVGLKDELVFADGKLPRFVFWNGKLNALPMSPQLLTKFNLLTIKGKLRAFLGAIGFVRPAAAGEETVAQFFKRHLGQEVVDRLVVPFISGVYAGNTDKLSAAAAFGKIFRLEKNYNGLVAGAILSRLAKRKQEKAQTNQPANIYDRQEIPKTKPGQLGSFKNGIEALPRAIAEDLIDKGHEVRLQWRLDKIQPNSDGTYSATYETPHGIETITARALLLTTPAYVSSMLLQDIAPDAAQSLGEIYYPPVACVVLGYPDAAMKRDMNGFGNLIPRSQGIRTLGTIWGSSLFSDRAPAGYHLLLNFIGGSLDTGIADLSEPEIAQAVHSDLKQTLLKPDTTIEPKVLAVHLWQRAIPQYEVGHLDRLARVERDLANHPGLFVSANFIGGVALGDCVKRSFGTAEQIKGFLNLSTKKK from the coding sequence ATGTCCAACCATAATCATGCTGGCTCACCGATCGACCTGTTGGTAGTTGGCGCTGGGATCAGTGGCCTCACCGTGGCTCATGACCTGGCCAGCAATTCTGTCGCTGAGGCTAATGGGTCAAACCAGCTCAGGATTATCGTCACCGAGGCACAAAATCGGGTGGGCGGGGCGATCGTCTCGCAGCGGGATGAAGTAGGTTTTCAATGGGAAGAAGGGCCCAATAGCTTTCAGCCAGCCCCAGAGCTACTCAAACTGGCGGCGGCGGTGGGGCTAAAGGATGAATTAGTATTTGCGGATGGCAAGTTGCCCAGGTTTGTGTTCTGGAATGGGAAGTTAAATGCTCTGCCCATGTCACCGCAGCTGCTAACCAAATTTAATTTATTAACGATCAAGGGCAAGCTAAGGGCTTTCCTGGGGGCGATCGGCTTTGTGCGACCAGCGGCAGCGGGGGAAGAAACTGTGGCGCAGTTTTTTAAGCGGCATCTGGGGCAAGAGGTGGTCGATCGGCTGGTAGTACCGTTCATCTCTGGGGTTTATGCAGGCAATACGGACAAGCTGAGTGCGGCGGCGGCATTTGGCAAGATTTTCCGGTTAGAAAAAAACTACAATGGTCTGGTGGCGGGGGCGATCCTGTCGCGGTTGGCCAAGCGCAAGCAAGAGAAGGCGCAAACCAACCAGCCAGCAAATATTTACGATCGCCAGGAGATCCCCAAAACCAAGCCAGGACAGTTGGGATCATTTAAAAATGGGATTGAGGCTCTGCCCAGGGCGATCGCCGAAGATTTAATCGACAAAGGTCATGAGGTGCGATTGCAATGGCGGTTGGACAAAATCCAGCCCAACTCTGATGGGACATATAGCGCCACCTATGAGACACCCCACGGGATCGAAACGATCACGGCGCGGGCTTTGCTCCTTACTACGCCTGCCTATGTTTCCAGTATGCTGCTGCAAGATATTGCCCCTGATGCAGCTCAATCTTTGGGTGAGATTTATTACCCGCCAGTGGCCTGTGTGGTGTTGGGGTATCCGGATGCGGCGATGAAACGGGATATGAATGGGTTTGGTAATTTGATCCCGCGTAGTCAGGGCATCCGTACGTTGGGCACGATCTGGGGATCGAGTTTGTTTAGCGATCGCGCTCCGGCTGGCTATCATCTGCTGCTGAATTTTATTGGTGGGTCGTTGGATACTGGCATTGCCGATCTATCTGAACCTGAAATAGCTCAGGCGGTGCATAGTGACCTGAAGCAAACGTTGCTGAAACCAGACACCACGATCGAACCGAAGGTGTTGGCGGTGCATTTGTGGCAACGGGCGATCCCGCAGTATGAGGTCGGTCACCTCGATCGATTGGCGCGGGTTGAAAGGGATCTGGCTAATCATCCTGGGTTGTTTGTGAGTGCTAATTTTATTGGTGGCGTGGCGCTGGGGGATTGTGTGAAGAGGAGTTTTGGTACGGCTGAACAAATTAAGGGGTTTTTAAATCTGTCTACTAAAAAAAAATAA
- the cbiT gene encoding precorrin-6Y C5,15-methyltransferase subunit CbiT has protein sequence MSEPVWAYATPGIPDRLFERLPGIPLSKCEARLLLIGNLRLYPQSILWDIGAGTGTIPVEVGLLCPQSQVFAIERDEDVAKLIERNCQKFAVGNVEVIVGSAPECLEQLQATPDRICIEGGRSLGEILDYCWQRLAIPGRVTATTSSLEGLYAISESFAKLQARNVEVVQSAVNRLETRGNRQSFAAINPMFIISGEKLG, from the coding sequence ATGAGTGAACCTGTATGGGCTTACGCTACGCCTGGAATTCCCGATCGGCTGTTTGAACGCTTGCCGGGCATCCCCTTGAGTAAATGTGAAGCCAGACTATTGCTAATTGGCAATCTGCGCTTATATCCCCAATCAATCCTGTGGGATATTGGCGCTGGCACTGGCACGATCCCCGTAGAAGTGGGGCTGCTGTGCCCCCAAAGCCAGGTCTTTGCGATCGAGCGCGATGAAGATGTCGCTAAGTTGATTGAGCGCAATTGTCAGAAGTTTGCGGTGGGCAATGTGGAAGTAATTGTTGGCAGTGCGCCAGAATGTTTAGAGCAGCTCCAGGCCACTCCCGATCGTATTTGCATTGAAGGCGGACGATCGCTCGGTGAAATTCTGGACTATTGTTGGCAACGGTTAGCAATTCCGGGTCGAGTTACCGCCACCACATCCAGCCTGGAAGGGCTCTATGCCATTTCCGAAAGTTTTGCTAAATTACAAGCACGTAATGTTGAGGTGGTGCAATCGGCTGTAAATCGCCTGGAAACCAGGGGCAATCGGCAATCATTTGCAGCGATCAATCCGATGTTTATTATTAGTGGCGAAAAGTTGGGTTAG
- a CDS encoding NAD-dependent epimerase/dehydratase family protein — translation MRILIMGGTRFVGVALTQNLISLGHEVVLFNRGNRPAPAAGVKMIQGDRKDIQQLKEKLSGQSFDAIFDNSGRELSDTKPIVDMFRDRIRHFIYMSSAGVYQESETLPYFEEDPTNPESRHKGKLHTEAYLKKLYSAEGFPFTSIRPTYIYGPGNYNDVEAWFFDRIVRDRPVPIPGNGQFITQLGHVEDLAAAMAAVLKQPKTYGEIYNISDIRYVTYSGIAKLCAQAIGKDPDKLQFVYYNPKDFDFGKKKAFPFRLQHFFTAIDKALLDLDWEPEFDLVEGLETSFKQDYVPSGRHEQEIDFAIDDQIIAAAG, via the coding sequence ATGAGAATATTGATAATGGGTGGCACCAGGTTCGTGGGCGTAGCGCTCACCCAAAACCTGATCTCGCTTGGTCATGAAGTAGTCCTATTCAATCGCGGCAATCGCCCCGCCCCAGCCGCAGGCGTGAAGATGATCCAGGGCGATCGCAAAGACATCCAACAGCTCAAAGAAAAACTCAGCGGCCAGTCCTTCGATGCCATCTTCGACAACAGCGGCCGCGAACTCAGCGACACCAAACCGATCGTTGACATGTTCCGCGATCGCATCCGCCACTTCATTTACATGAGTTCCGCCGGCGTATATCAAGAATCCGAGACATTACCTTATTTTGAAGAAGACCCCACCAACCCCGAAAGTCGCCACAAAGGCAAACTACACACCGAAGCCTACCTCAAAAAACTCTACAGCGCCGAAGGCTTCCCCTTCACCTCAATTCGCCCCACCTATATCTATGGCCCCGGCAACTACAACGACGTAGAAGCCTGGTTCTTCGATCGGATCGTGCGCGATCGCCCCGTGCCGATCCCTGGCAATGGTCAATTTATTACCCAACTAGGCCATGTAGAGGACTTAGCGGCGGCGATGGCAGCGGTACTCAAGCAACCCAAAACCTACGGCGAAATTTATAACATCTCCGACATTCGCTATGTTACCTACAGCGGGATTGCTAAGCTTTGCGCCCAGGCGATTGGCAAAGACCCCGACAAGCTGCAATTTGTTTACTACAACCCCAAGGACTTTGACTTTGGCAAGAAAAAAGCCTTCCCGTTTCGGTTGCAGCATTTCTTCACCGCGATCGATAAAGCCCTACTCGATCTCGATTGGGAGCCAGAATTTGATCTGGTCGAAGGTCTAGAAACTTCCTTCAAACAGGACTATGTGCCCTCCGGTCGCCATGAGCAAGAAATCGACTTTGCGATCGATGATCAGATTATTGCTGCCGCCGGATAA
- a CDS encoding DUF2358 domain-containing protein codes for MSQAQTKAEIQPKSIDEMIEIVIADYAKFPEAQTYAIYAEDVYFKDPVYEFRGLKQYQKMIGFITKWFANLNLALHTIEEVETSQSNPTEGVTTIKTEWTMSWNSPMPWKPRISVDGWSELGINHQGQIISHVDYWHCTKWDVVKQHIPFLSNS; via the coding sequence ATGTCCCAAGCTCAAACCAAAGCAGAAATTCAACCCAAATCGATCGATGAGATGATCGAGATTGTGATCGCTGATTATGCCAAATTCCCGGAAGCGCAAACCTATGCGATCTATGCAGAAGATGTATATTTTAAAGATCCAGTGTATGAGTTTCGGGGGCTAAAGCAATATCAAAAAATGATTGGCTTTATTACCAAGTGGTTTGCCAACCTCAACCTAGCCTTGCACACGATCGAGGAAGTGGAAACCAGTCAATCGAACCCAACTGAGGGCGTGACCACGATCAAAACCGAATGGACAATGAGTTGGAATTCACCGATGCCCTGGAAGCCTAGGATTTCCGTGGATGGTTGGAGTGAGTTGGGTATTAATCATCAAGGTCAAATCATTTCCCATGTGGATTACTGGCATTGCACTAAATGGGATGTGGTAAAGCAGCATATTCCTTTTCTGAGCAATTCCTGA
- a CDS encoding FAD-dependent oxidoreductase, translating into MSDSTTIANFLAKVPEQNALESLKRADAFWQAYRTGNISTPEVVQKSNEAIGELDVDVLVCGGTLGIFMGTALAKLGWRVALLEKGKLQGRAQEWNISRQELQTFVDLELLTPEQLDQAIATTYNPGRVGFNGGKELWVRDVLNIGVDPVFLLETLKQQFLAHGGKLLEYAAFQTATVHSDGVKVSYQLNQPDQPDSQSKIATISGRLLLDVMGHFSPIARQARSQTTGNIRPDGVCMVVGTCAQGIPTKDYGDLIYTFTPIINQCQYFWEAFPARDGRTTYMFTYVDAHPDRPSFSDLFADYLHWLPKYQDVELDQIQPQRSLYGFFPAYKQAPLPIAWPRILQVGDSSGSQSPLSFGGFGAMVRHLSRLTQGIDRALASNSLAESDLQLLQPYQPNISVTWLFQKTMSVGVNENIEGDRINYLLSTVFECMEKLGEPVLKPFLQDVVQFSGLTQAMLSMYFKDPILVAKIVGQVGIGELLSWSKHFLGLGGYSLLNSLLPYKPQASDRAANLIKSLSPQQQFKWQQRIAAWHYGSGGDFEPATG; encoded by the coding sequence ATGTCTGATTCAACTACGATCGCCAACTTTCTTGCTAAAGTGCCTGAGCAAAATGCGCTCGAATCATTAAAGCGTGCTGATGCTTTCTGGCAAGCCTACCGCACTGGTAATATCTCCACGCCGGAAGTTGTGCAAAAAAGCAACGAAGCGATCGGTGAATTAGATGTTGATGTGCTGGTTTGTGGTGGCACGCTGGGAATCTTTATGGGGACAGCTTTGGCTAAACTGGGCTGGCGTGTCGCTTTACTAGAGAAAGGCAAATTACAGGGCAGAGCGCAGGAATGGAATATTTCCCGCCAGGAATTACAAACTTTTGTTGATCTAGAATTGCTCACACCAGAGCAGCTAGATCAGGCGATCGCCACTACTTATAATCCTGGACGGGTGGGGTTTAATGGCGGTAAGGAGCTTTGGGTTAGGGATGTGCTGAATATTGGCGTTGATCCGGTGTTCTTGCTGGAAACGCTGAAGCAACAATTTTTAGCGCATGGTGGCAAACTCCTGGAATATGCAGCATTCCAAACTGCGACTGTGCATTCCGATGGCGTAAAAGTTAGCTATCAATTAAATCAACCGGATCAGCCGGACTCGCAATCAAAAATAGCCACAATCTCCGGCCGATTGCTACTGGATGTGATGGGGCATTTTTCACCGATCGCCCGTCAGGCTCGATCGCAAACCACAGGCAACATCAGGCCAGATGGGGTCTGTATGGTGGTTGGCACCTGTGCCCAGGGCATCCCCACCAAAGACTATGGTGATTTAATCTATACCTTCACGCCGATTATTAACCAGTGCCAGTATTTCTGGGAGGCTTTCCCCGCCAGGGATGGACGCACCACCTACATGTTTACCTACGTGGATGCCCACCCCGATCGCCCTAGCTTCTCGGATTTATTCGCCGACTATTTACATTGGCTACCCAAATATCAGGATGTAGAGCTAGACCAAATTCAACCGCAACGATCGCTCTATGGCTTTTTCCCCGCCTACAAACAAGCCCCCTTGCCGATCGCCTGGCCGCGCATTCTTCAGGTGGGCGATAGCAGTGGCAGCCAATCCCCGCTCAGCTTTGGTGGGTTTGGCGCAATGGTGCGACATTTGAGTAGGCTAACCCAGGGCATCGATCGCGCTCTGGCTAGTAATTCCCTGGCTGAAAGTGATTTACAACTGTTGCAGCCCTATCAACCCAATATCTCGGTGACCTGGCTGTTTCAGAAAACAATGAGCGTAGGCGTTAACGAGAACATAGAGGGCGATCGGATTAATTATCTACTCTCGACTGTATTTGAATGTATGGAAAAACTGGGGGAACCGGTGCTAAAGCCCTTCTTGCAAGATGTGGTGCAGTTTTCCGGACTGACCCAGGCGATGCTGAGTATGTATTTCAAAGATCCGATTCTGGTCGCCAAGATCGTTGGTCAAGTGGGAATTGGTGAGTTGTTGAGCTGGAGCAAACATTTTCTGGGCTTGGGTGGCTATAGTTTGCTAAACAGTTTATTGCCCTATAAGCCCCAAGCAAGCGATCGCGCCGCTAACTTAATCAAGAGCCTTTCGCCCCAACAGCAATTTAAGTGGCAGCAAAGGATCGCGGCCTGGCATTATGGCTCTGGTGGGGATTTTGAACCGGCAACAGGATAA
- a CDS encoding DUF1971 domain-containing protein, with protein MKILPLNVTAYKQTPVFTENTIPAGMLHHHTTKKDSWGKICVQSGQLRYHILTDPSEEHVITPDNPGIIEPQTPHKVESMGSVEFFVEFYH; from the coding sequence ATGAAAATACTGCCGCTTAACGTAACGGCCTACAAACAAACGCCTGTGTTTACCGAAAATACAATCCCGGCGGGGATGCTCCACCATCACACCACAAAGAAGGATAGCTGGGGTAAAATTTGTGTCCAGTCTGGTCAATTACGCTATCACATCCTCACCGATCCCTCTGAAGAGCATGTGATCACGCCCGATAACCCAGGTATTATCGAGCCTCAAACCCCACATAAAGTCGAATCGATGGGGTCAGTGGAATTTTTTGTGGAGTTCTATCACTAA
- the aat gene encoding leucyl/phenylalanyl-tRNA--protein transferase, which produces MFDVRSVINGYAQGHFLMAEEEGVPVEWYYTKSRTLIPLDDRFRYPRSLRRAINKDQFQVKINAAFGAVVDGCADRQTTWISDQLKAIYHELNRAGWAYSFETWCGEELAGGILGISIGGAFIGESMFFRVSDGSKVAMVKLVDHLRSRGFLLFDAQLMNPHLQRFGAYEVSDSEYRRMLDIALQMPCSML; this is translated from the coding sequence ATGTTTGATGTGCGTAGTGTGATTAACGGCTATGCGCAAGGGCACTTTCTGATGGCGGAAGAAGAAGGTGTTCCCGTTGAATGGTACTACACCAAGAGTAGGACTTTGATCCCGTTGGACGATCGGTTTCGCTACCCTCGATCGCTGCGACGGGCAATTAACAAAGATCAGTTCCAGGTTAAGATTAATGCGGCCTTTGGGGCGGTAGTTGATGGTTGTGCCGATCGCCAAACCACCTGGATTTCCGATCAACTCAAGGCTATTTATCATGAGTTAAACCGAGCTGGCTGGGCCTACAGCTTCGAGACCTGGTGTGGCGAAGAATTAGCCGGTGGGATTTTGGGGATCTCGATCGGCGGTGCTTTCATTGGTGAATCGATGTTTTTTCGGGTTTCCGATGGATCAAAGGTGGCGATGGTGAAGTTAGTAGACCATTTACGATCGCGCGGCTTTTTATTATTCGATGCCCAGCTCATGAATCCCCATTTACAGCGGTTTGGTGCCTATGAAGTATCTGATTCTGAATATCGCCGTATGCTCGACATTGCCTTACAAATGCCTTGCTCTATGTTGTAA
- a CDS encoding peroxiredoxin produces MISISANQKPQLNHNQIDRPAHNWLSFCLTLFTTGLVAILTLTSAATPAQARLGGELPQLNAPAPEFTLPSNSGDGVISLSDYRGKWVVAYFYPKDFTPGCTIEAQRFQRDLPKFIDRNAQVLGISIDSVGTHAEFCDAEGLKFPLLADQDGAISQAYGAWYSYMSLRQTYIIDPDGILREIYTKVSPSVHSKKVLAKLDQLQQVAS; encoded by the coding sequence ATGATCTCAATTTCAGCCAATCAGAAACCTCAATTAAACCATAACCAAATCGATCGACCTGCCCATAACTGGCTAAGCTTCTGCCTGACGCTATTTACCACCGGATTAGTTGCAATCTTGACCCTAACTAGCGCTGCCACTCCTGCCCAGGCCAGACTAGGTGGCGAATTACCCCAACTCAATGCCCCCGCCCCAGAATTCACCCTACCCAGCAATTCCGGTGATGGTGTAATTTCCCTGTCTGATTATCGCGGTAAGTGGGTGGTGGCCTATTTCTATCCCAAGGACTTCACCCCTGGTTGCACAATCGAAGCCCAGCGATTCCAGCGCGATCTACCGAAGTTTATCGATCGCAATGCCCAGGTCTTGGGAATCAGCATTGATTCGGTGGGTACCCATGCTGAATTTTGTGATGCCGAGGGTTTAAAGTTCCCGCTGCTAGCCGATCAGGATGGGGCGATCTCTCAAGCCTATGGAGCCTGGTATAGCTATATGTCGTTGCGGCAAACCTATATTATCGATCCCGACGGGATTTTGCGTGAGATCTACACCAAGGTCAGCCCTTCGGTACATAGCAAAAAAGTGTTGGCCAAGCTTGACCAATTGCAGCAGGTGGCATCTTAA